The Nicotiana tomentosiformis chromosome 9, ASM39032v3, whole genome shotgun sequence genome contains the following window.
CATATTCTTTAGTTTCACCAACTTGACcaaagtttcttcctttcttacaTTTGACCTTTTGTTGGCTATAATTATATACCTCCCTTTGATTTTCTTCGAGTTTTGGAGCTGAAGTTTTAATCGTTGCTATACTTTGTGTAAAGCCTTTTGATTTCTTGAGTTTCTTTGCCTGCAATTTTGTTATTTGGAGCATACTTAGAGCATATTGTTTAGTTATACGACCCCTTTTGATATATTGGTGTAATTGTGCTAAAGTTTTAATCTTTTATATACTTTTTGTAAACCCTTTTGTTTTTTTGAGGTTCTTTGCCTAGAATTTGGTTTTTAAGAGCATATTCTCTAGTTATATGACCCCTTTTGATTTTCTTGGGGCTATTTTGCAAAAGTTTTAATCTTTGATATATTATTTGTAAACCCTTTTGGTTTCTTGAAGTTTGGAGTTTGATTATTTGGGGCATGCAAATTTGTTTGCTATAGTTATATGACCCTTTTTGATTTCTTGGGGTTTTGGAGCTAAAGTTTTAATCTTTGCTATACTTTTGTTAAACCCCTTGAAATTCTTGAGGTTTGGAGTTTGATTATTTTGGGACATGCAAATTTGTTTGCTATAATTATATGACCCCTTTtgattttcttgaggttttggagCTAAAGTTTTAATCGTTGATATATTTGTTGTGGACCCTTTTGATTTCTTGAGATTTGGAGTTTAATTATATTGGGGCATGCAAATTCTTGAATGAGATATGAAGTATTCTGGGTTTGTTGTGTCAATCttggtttggtttttggtttttgTTAGCCTTGTTGAGGTTAATAAGGGTCAAATTCCAACCACACTCGATGGACCTTTTAAGCCAGTGACTGTACCTTTGGACCAAAGTTTTAGGGGACATGCTGTTGATTTACCAGACACTGACCCCAGAGTTCAAAGGAAAGTTAAAGGATTTGAGCCTGAGCAGATATCTGTCTCACTTTCTTCTACTTATGACTCTGTTTGGATTTCCTGGATTACAGGTAAATTTCCTaaagttttcttctttttttagccTATTAGTTTGAGTTTAAAGGgtagccttggcgtaactggtaaagttaccTCCACGTGAAGTCACGAGTTCAAGCTGTGGAAATAACCTCTTGTAAGACCCTTGTGGTCTGGCTCTTcctcggaccccgcgcatagcgggagtttagtgcaccggactgccctttATTAGTTTGAGTTTAGATGTTAGCTTGAAGAATTAGTGCTTGTATCAATTCCAGTTAATCACATAGCTAGCAGAGTGCTGGAGTTACTATTTCTTTCCTGCTAATACTATTTGGGATACTGAGAAGCTATTTATGATAATATCCAATGTTTATcttccaaaatatatatattaaattcagTTGTGTCGCCAATTTGAGTTGATAAAATGGAATCTTTGGTACATAATTGTATGCTTTTTAGTCATGGCCAGATTTTTGGTTGACAGTGATATGAGCATAATATTGGATATCAAAATCTTCTTTATTGGTTTGTGCAAATTTTTAAATTGTTTGAGATTAGATATGTTTACTAACTATTAGAGGGCTTTAACATCTTCGATCTGAGATATGTTAAATTCAATTATTTGTCACCAAATTTGAGTTGATAAAATGGTACCTTTGATACACAATCATATGCTTTTTAGTCGCGACCAACTTTCAATTGACAGTGATATGAGCATATTGTTGGAAACAAAAATCTTCTTTATTGGTTTATGCAATTTTAAATTGTGTGAGATATATATTTTGGCTAACTGGTTAGAGCGCCCTAACATCTTTGATTTGAGACGGAGTTTAAGAATGTGTGTTTTACTGTATTTGCAGGGGAATATCAAAGTGGTGACAACATTAAACCATTGGATCCAAGTAAAGTTGGCAGTGTTGTTCAATATGGGAAAGATAAATCCACGTTAAGGCACAAAGCAATCGGCGAGTCCCTTATATATAATCAACTTTATCCATTTGAAGGACTTCAGAACTACACTTCTGGAATCATACACCATGTTCAACTTACAGGTATGCTAGCAGAAACTGAACAGCTGTTCTTCTGTCCTAGCTGAGATTGCGTTCTGCTAGTTCGATGTTTAGTACAGTCTCTGAGATCTCAACTAGTAAACTTGCTACTTTTGAATATAACCAAACCATTCATTCATCTCGTGTCAGCTTTTACTCTTTTATGCAAAGAACTGAATGTTTGAACTAGATGTCAGTGTTCGTAACTTGACATCATGGACAAAGTGGTCGTATACTAAGAAGTAGGAATCATGCATCACACAGTTACTATTCATCTCTTAAATAAGTTTAGCTCGATAAATCTTCTGAATGATCAAACTTAGAATGTTGCCTCTATTAGATCGATAATGTGCAGAAGTATCTTCACTACAGTTTGATTTGCTGCTGTTAGGTGTCTCTAAGAATGCTTTTAGTTTTGGTTTTCTGCGGAAAATGTATATAGCTCATGCTTTGAGGCAGTTTGAAGACGCACAGTTTGACTTTCTTTAGGTCTTTGAATGTTTACAACTGCAACAAGTATCTTTTTCAAAGTCTCATTCTGCAAACTTCATGTCTACTGAATTGGTTGGTTGGGGTGGggtgggtggggggggggggtggattTTCGCAATGGATTAACTAATGCAAGCCTCCTATGTAGCTAATTTGTTTCTCATGTTTGATTTAGTCATCTGGTGCAATTTTTCCTGCTGCAGGGTTGAAACCAAATACATTATACTATTATCAATGTGGAGATCCTTCTATACCAGCTATGAGTACTATCTACCATTTCAAGACCATGCCTATTTCTTCTCCAAAGAGCTACCCGAAGAGAATAGCAATTGTAGGGGACCTTGGTCTCACGTACAATACCACTTCCACAGTTAGCCATTTGATGGGGAACGATCCAAATCTTGTTCTATTGGTGGGAGATGTTACGTATGCTAATTTGTATCTCTCAAATGGTACTGGTGCAGATTGCTACTCGTGCTCATTTTCTGACACTCCGATACATGAGACCTATCAGCCTCGGTGGGACTATTGGGGAAGGTGAGAGGTTGAATCCTTTTTGCCCATTCAAAAAATTTCCTTACACATCTCGAATAAAGTAATAACATGTGATTCACTATCATAGAACAAAATGGATAGTTCAACTTCTGTACTGAGAGTTTAGGGTTCAACTGAGATAACTCCTGATCATTCATGAAAGACCAGTTCTAGATGTCCGTCAGATCAGAAAAACACGTATACTTTGCTATATTAATTTGTGCTTCTTTTCTGACGTTGTCACCATAGATATATGCAGCCGCTGGTATCCAAAATTCCTATCATGGTGGTGGAGGGGAACCATGAGATAGAAGAACAAGCTGAAAATCAGACATTTGCAGCCTATCGTTCTCGTTTTGCATTCCCGTCAAAAGAAAGTGGATCATCATCCCCATTTTACTATTCTTTTAATGCGGGAGGCATACACTTCATCATGCTCGGGGGATATGTCGCCTATAATAAGTCAGGTAAACTACACTCTCAACCTTTCTTCAATCCTTTTCTCATTCCCCTTGTTATGCTTGCGGTCGACTTTGGAAATTTGTCTCAAATCATCGATTGGTTGGAATGTGTCCTTTGTTTTCATTCTTTGCCGCTCTGCTCCACCTAGTAAAGTGTTACGACTCGCTAAGCTTCTGATTACAGATGATCAATACAAGTGGTTGGAGAGGGACTTGGCTAATGTTGATAGGACAGTTACTCCGTGGCTGGTTGCCACTTGGCATCCACCTTGGTACTCTACTTACACGGCACACTATCGAGAGGCTGAATGTATGAAGGTAGCGATGGAAGAGTTGCTGTACGAGTATGGTGTCGATTTAGTTTTCAATGGACATGTAAGTGACAATATTAATTATCATTAGCCTAGAACACATAAATCTAATTGGGAAAACTACATAGTATAGCCGCTATCAAAGATAATAGCCagcaaaatatacaaaaaatatagatattttatacataatcactatatatgttttgtatattgGATATCAAATGTAATTATTTTTCGCCGACCGGCCAAATGTGTAACTTTCCCAAACTAATTTGTACCACTCTAGGTGCAGAAAGATTAATGCTCGTGTATGCTCTTTCATTCAAATTGCACATCTATGTATCAAATACTGATAAGTTGAAGAAATCGACAGGTTCATGCCTACGAAAGGTCAAACAGAGTCTATAACTACACACTGGATCCTTGTGGTCCAGTCTATATAACTGTCGGTGATGGTGGAAACCGTGAGAAGATGGCAATTGAACATGCTGATGAGCCAGGGAAATGTCCTAAACCAGATAGCACACCGGACAAATTTATGGGCGGATTCTGTGCTTATAATTTTACATCAGGTCCAGCAGCTGGTAACTTCTGCTGGGATCAGCAACCTGATTATAGTGCATACCGAGAAAGTAGCTTCGGCCATGGAATACTAGAGGTAAATATTTATTTCTTTCATTATGATCTTTATCAATTCTACTCCTACTGAATTTTAGGTATACCTCACATACCTTTAACTTATaccttaacaacaacaacaacccagtataatcccactagtggggtctggggagggtagtgtgtacgcagaccttacccctaccctgggtagagaggttgtttccgatagaccctcggctccctccctccaagaactctccaccttgctcacTCGAACTCACAAActtttggttggaagtggagggtgctcaccactagggCAACACACTCTTGTCATTAAGATATACCTTAAGATTAAGATAATTGTTTTCTAGCAGCCTCTAGAGCTGTGGTCTAGTGGTAAGAGCGCAACTCTTGATGTGTGGTAGGCGCACATCACGAGTTTGAACTCTACCATAGAAGGGCTGGTCTGTCCGTTGAGTCTCAAACTGTGTGCCAACTGGCCCTCGAGGATTTCTTGGTTATCAAAAAGTACCTTTTGTagcacaagattatcttgaaagTCAATTTATAGACCGTGCAAAAAATCGCTAGAACTTGTCAAATTAGCCTATAAACcaaaaaaattctaaattttCTCATATGGGAAGTAGGAATGAAGGCATTTCATCATGTTATATGTTCTAGTTCTTGCAACTTTAGCTATCGGCTAATTGCCGTTAAATGCCATAACATTGTAACTTCTTGCAACTTTAGTTATCGGCTTAAAAAGGGCAGTCCGgtacactaagctcccgctatgcgcggggttcgAAGAagagccggaccacaagggtttaTTGCACGCAGTCTTAGTTATCGGCTTATTGCCGCTAAATGCCATAACATTCGCCATTTTTGTTCATAGTTACAGAAATCTGAAATGTTATCTTTGTTGATATTTTGCAGGTGAAAAATGAGACACATGCTCTATGGACATGGCATAGGAATCAGGATATGTACAATAAAGCTGGAGATATAATTTATATAGTCAGGCAACCTGAGAAATGCCCTGTTAAACCAAAGGTAATTAAGCCCTGGCCAATTGGTGAATACCAATTTGATTGGATCTAAAAGATCATCTGACCTCAATTTACTTGTAAATTAGCTGAGAGAGGAAAAaagaataggaaaaaaataactCTATTCTTTGGAAATGATGATTCATAAATCATGGTTGACAATATTAATATTCTTTAATATATCAAAAATTGTACATGTAATCAAGAACCCTCAAATTTGATGTATATTTGGAAGACTGTCacatttgaatttaaatattttctGTAATTTATATATGATTTGTTGTGATTTCTGTaatttcctgagccgagggtttattggaaataacctctctatcctcacaaggtaggggtaagtttttcgtacacactacccttcccagaccccacggtgtgggataatattaggtatgttattgttgttgtgaatGTAAATTAAACTCATTCCTCTTCATCTAATTATTATATTCTTTTTATCAAGTAAAATATTcatatttttcctttattttcttctCCATTTATAAAGTTTTTCGTTAGATTGAATATTTCAAATTGTGAATAATCAAGAAAACCCCTTTATGTGATGTGCAATTTAGAGTCATCGGGTTAGTttagtttttatattttttgcCATTTATTTATGATTGGTTTTGAATGAATGTAAAATAAActaattttttcctttttcttttgacttCTCCATTTGTAAGGTATTTTCTTAAAATGGAAATTATGTAATTTCCGCGGTGATATCAAATAGAGAAGCCGATGATGGGAGACGGAAGCAAACGGATTAGAGACAATGTACCAGCTTTGTAGcttattaataataaataataaaaatataaggaAATTCAGAAATATATAGCTGTATTTCCATTCAAATATAATATCAATACTCATTTTCGGAAGGAAATTTTGTGGAAAGTTTACCTTGTTCTTATGTTGATGGGATATCGCAAATTGGTTTGgacataaagaaaaaaataacctCTTAAACCATTGGTCTTAAAGTAGGAAATATATAGGATTAATTACTTCATTTTAAATCATAATTCCAAGAATCTAGATTTTAATATCGTCTtgtatgaaaaatatgaagtggAAAAGATGAGATTTATTTTTAAACAATGAATAATTTGTAATATTTTCCTCACAccaaaggaaaaaaagaaggtAAAAGGTCCAAAATTGTCCATCTACTATGGTATATAGTTTAAGTCTGTCCGCTGTTATACTTTTCGTTCAAATCCATCCCTATCGTTAACAAATTTTCTAAAATTGCCCTTAACCCTAACGGATGTACACTGTGGCAGCTCTGACCCCTCAATTTTTTCCATACTCATCTCTAATCTCATGTACCCATTTATCTCTCATCCTTTACCACCCCCACTTATCTGAACCC
Protein-coding sequences here:
- the LOC104105110 gene encoding purple acid phosphatase 15 isoform X1; amino-acid sequence: MKYSGFVVSILVWFLVFVSLVEVNKGQIPTTLDGPFKPVTVPLDQSFRGHAVDLPDTDPRVQRKVKGFEPEQISVSLSSTYDSVWISWITGEYQSGDNIKPLDPSKVGSVVQYGKDKSTLRHKAIGESLIYNQLYPFEGLQNYTSGIIHHVQLTGLKPNTLYYYQCGDPSIPAMSTIYHFKTMPISSPKSYPKRIAIVGDLGLTYNTTSTVSHLMGNDPNLVLLVGDVTYANLYLSNGTGADCYSCSFSDTPIHETYQPRWDYWGRYMQPLVSKIPIMVVEGNHEIEEQAENQTFAAYRSRFAFPSKESGSSSPFYYSFNAGGIHFIMLGGYVAYNKSDDQYKWLERDLANVDRTVTPWLVATWHPPWYSTYTAHYREAECMKVAMEELLYEYGVDLVFNGHVHAYERSNRVYNYTLDPCGPVYITVGDGGNREKMAIEHADEPGKCPKPDSTPDKFMGGFCAYNFTSGPAAGNFCWDQQPDYSAYRESSFGHGILEVKNETHALWTWHRNQDMYNKAGDIIYIVRQPEKCPVKPKVIKPWPIGEYQFDWI
- the LOC104105110 gene encoding purple acid phosphatase 15 isoform X3; the encoded protein is MGEYQSGDNIKPLDPSKVGSVVQYGKDKSTLRHKAIGESLIYNQLYPFEGLQNYTSGIIHHVQLTGLKPNTLYYYQCGDPSIPAMSTIYHFKTMPISSPKSYPKRIAIVGDLGLTYNTTSTVSHLMGNDPNLVLLVGDVTYANLYLSNGTGADCYSCSFSDTPIHETYQPRWDYWGRYMQPLVSKIPIMVVEGNHEIEEQAENQTFAAYRSRFAFPSKESGSSSPFYYSFNAGGIHFIMLGGYVAYNKSDDQYKWLERDLANVDRTVTPWLVATWHPPWYSTYTAHYREAECMKVAMEELLYEYGVDLVFNGHVHAYERSNRVYNYTLDPCGPVYITVGDGGNREKMAIEHADEPGKCPKPDSTPDKFMGGFCAYNFTSGPAAGNFCWDQQPDYSAYRESSFGHGILEVKNETHALWTWHRNQDMYNKAGDIIYIVRQPEKCPVKPKVIKPWPIGEYQFDWI
- the LOC104105110 gene encoding purple acid phosphatase 15 isoform X2, translated to MKYSGFVVSILVWFLVFVSLVEVNKGQIPTTLDGPFKPVTVPLDQSFRGHAVDLPDTDPRVQRKVKGFEPEQISVSLSSTYDSVWISWITGEYQSGDNIKPLDPSKVGSVVQYGKDKSTLRHKAIGESLIYNQLYPFEGLQNYTSGIIHHVQLTGLKPNTLYYYQCGDPSIPAMSTIYHFKTMPISSPKSYPKRIAIVGDLGLTYNTTSTVSHLMGNDPNLVLLVGDVTYANLYLSNGTGADCYSCSFSDTPIHETYQPRWDYWGRYMQPLVSKIPIMVVEGNHEIEEQAENQTFAAYRSRFAFPSKESGSSSPFYYSFNAGGIHFIMLGGYVAYNKSDDQYKWLERDLANVDRTVTPWLVATWHPPWYSTYTAHYREAECMKVAMEELLYEYGVDLVFNGHVHAYERSNRVYNYTLDPCGPVYITVGDGGNREKMAIEHADEPGKCPKPDSTPDKFMGGFCAYNFTSGPAAGNFCWDQQPDYSAYRESSFGHGILEVKNETHALWTWHRNQDMYNKAGDIIYIVRQPEKCPVKPKVFS